In a genomic window of Pseudoxanthomonas indica:
- a CDS encoding SGNH/GDSL hydrolase family protein gives MKAALLLIVSGLAASLPAQAQPPAQPQAAPSAASATNEPPLQVLLVGNSLVYTNNLPGLLRSLARAQDVGPRIETASYVMPGADLQTHLKQGQALTALQSQHWDVLVLQERGGLLACLDSLGQRDESECRNSVRAHKRFIEAAKTSHTRVILLGTWGPDSDWQDRLDRGLRQLARETGATPLFAGTRLRNYQSSHRDVPLISEDGTHPALQGSLLLAASLYHEISGRTAEAAPMLLDFPLLPAGSRMDANQPLEQNAALNALARPVTLAASELPPLIEAAEPPP, from the coding sequence ATGAAAGCCGCGCTGCTGCTGATCGTGTCCGGATTGGCGGCATCGCTGCCTGCACAGGCGCAGCCACCCGCCCAGCCACAAGCCGCGCCGTCGGCGGCATCGGCCACGAACGAACCGCCGCTGCAGGTACTGCTGGTCGGCAACAGTCTCGTCTACACCAACAACCTGCCCGGCCTGCTGCGCAGCCTGGCACGCGCGCAGGACGTTGGACCGCGCATCGAAACCGCCAGTTACGTGATGCCGGGTGCGGACTTGCAGACCCATCTCAAGCAAGGCCAGGCGCTGACGGCGCTGCAGTCGCAGCACTGGGATGTACTGGTGCTGCAGGAACGCGGCGGACTGCTGGCCTGCCTGGACAGCCTGGGCCAGCGCGACGAAAGCGAATGCCGCAACAGCGTGCGCGCGCACAAGCGTTTCATCGAAGCCGCCAAGACAAGCCACACGCGGGTGATCCTGCTGGGCACCTGGGGCCCGGATTCGGACTGGCAGGACCGCCTGGATCGCGGCCTCAGGCAGTTGGCGCGCGAAACCGGCGCGACGCCGCTGTTCGCGGGGACACGCCTGCGCAATTACCAGAGCAGCCATCGCGATGTGCCGCTGATCAGCGAGGACGGCACCCACCCGGCCTTGCAGGGGTCGCTCTTGCTGGCCGCGTCGCTGTATCACGAGATCAGCGGACGCACGGCCGAGGCAGCCCCGATGCTGCTTGATTTTCCACTGCTGCCGGCAGGCAGTCGCATGGACGCCAACCAACCACTGGAGCAGAACGCCGCACTCAATGCCTTGGCGCGACCGGTGACGCTGGCGGCGAGTGAATTGCCACCGCTGATCGAGGCGGCCGAACCGCCCCCGTAA
- a CDS encoding FAD-binding oxidoreductase, whose translation MNDLPPSLARCLADLLGDGWLTDADALRRYGEDNSRRHALPAAVALPRTVEDVQMIVRACAQHGVPVVARGAGTSSTGAVIPYAGGVMIGFERMTRILQIAPEDRYAVVEAGVINGDLQQALQAHGLFWPPDPASADVSTIGGNLACNAGGPMAVKYGASRDNVLALTAVTGKGDVIHCGSLTTKDATGYDLTHLLVGSEGTLAIIVEATLRLLPRPPHRASLRALYRDVASAAAAVARIMQQPVAPSMLEFMDHACIRLAREVGGADLPDAGALLMIEVDGEAETLPHALEALNRAADGAGVIAIDEAPDEDSREKLWAARKSLSPALRTIAKGKINEDVVVPVSRIPALVAGVEAMASEFDLTIVAFGHAGNGNLHVNLLFDPDNADESARARAALPRLFALTLSLGGTLSGEHGIGVAKRDFMADAFDAATLDTMRAIKHALDPHGILNPGKVLPP comes from the coding sequence ATGAATGACCTGCCCCCGTCCCTCGCCCGTTGCCTGGCCGACCTGCTCGGCGACGGCTGGTTGACCGATGCCGACGCACTGCGTCGCTACGGCGAAGACAATTCGCGTCGCCATGCCCTGCCCGCCGCCGTGGCGCTGCCACGCACGGTCGAAGACGTGCAGATGATCGTGCGCGCCTGTGCGCAACACGGCGTACCGGTGGTCGCGCGCGGCGCCGGCACCAGCAGCACGGGGGCGGTGATTCCGTATGCCGGCGGCGTGATGATCGGCTTCGAGCGGATGACACGCATCCTGCAGATCGCGCCGGAAGATCGCTACGCGGTGGTCGAAGCCGGCGTGATCAACGGTGACCTGCAGCAAGCGCTGCAAGCGCACGGCCTGTTCTGGCCGCCCGATCCCGCCAGCGCCGATGTGTCCACGATTGGCGGCAACCTGGCCTGCAATGCCGGTGGGCCGATGGCGGTCAAATACGGCGCCAGCCGCGACAACGTGCTCGCACTGACCGCGGTGACCGGCAAGGGCGATGTGATCCATTGCGGCAGCCTCACTACCAAGGACGCCACCGGCTACGACCTGACCCACTTGCTGGTAGGCAGCGAAGGCACGCTGGCGATCATCGTGGAAGCCACGCTGCGGCTGCTGCCGCGGCCGCCGCACCGGGCCAGCCTGCGGGCCTTGTATCGCGACGTGGCCAGCGCCGCCGCCGCGGTGGCGCGCATCATGCAGCAACCGGTCGCACCGTCGATGCTGGAATTCATGGATCACGCCTGCATCCGCCTGGCCCGCGAAGTGGGCGGCGCCGATTTGCCGGATGCGGGCGCGCTGCTGATGATCGAAGTCGATGGCGAGGCCGAGACTTTGCCGCACGCGCTGGAAGCGCTCAATCGCGCCGCCGACGGCGCAGGCGTGATCGCGATCGATGAAGCGCCCGACGAAGACTCGCGCGAGAAGCTCTGGGCGGCACGCAAGTCGCTGTCGCCGGCGCTGCGCACGATTGCCAAGGGCAAGATCAACGAAGACGTGGTGGTGCCGGTGTCACGGATTCCCGCGCTGGTGGCGGGGGTGGAAGCAATGGCCAGCGAGTTCGATCTGACGATCGTCGCCTTTGGCCATGCCGGCAACGGCAACCTGCATGTCAACCTGCTGTTCGATCCCGACAATGCCGATGAAAGCGCGCGTGCACGCGCCGCGCTTCCGCGCCTGTTCGCCTTGACCTTGTCGCTGGGCGGAACCCTGTCCGGCGAGCACGGCATTGGCGTGGCCAAGCGCGACTTCATGGCGGACGCCTTCGACGCGGCCACGCTCGATACCATGCGCGCGATCAAGCATGCGCTGGATCCGCACGGCATCCTCAATCCGGGGAAAGTGCTGCCGCCATGA
- a CDS encoding YraN family protein, giving the protein MAVDRRARGAAVEQAALQYLLDAGLRQIARNVAMRLGELDLVMHDGQSLVFVEVRYRGNAGFGGGAESVDWSKQRRIVRAAELFLLRNRQWNESPCRFDIVEADGDPDAPRLNWIRDAFRADD; this is encoded by the coding sequence ATGGCGGTTGATCGTCGCGCTCGTGGCGCTGCGGTAGAACAGGCGGCATTGCAGTACTTGCTGGATGCCGGCTTGCGTCAGATCGCACGCAACGTGGCGATGCGTTTGGGCGAACTGGATCTGGTGATGCACGACGGCCAGTCGCTGGTGTTCGTGGAAGTGCGCTATCGCGGCAACGCCGGTTTTGGCGGCGGCGCGGAGTCGGTGGACTGGAGCAAGCAGCGCCGGATCGTGCGCGCCGCCGAACTGTTCCTGCTGCGCAATCGCCAATGGAACGAGTCGCCTTGCCGGTTCGATATCGTCGAAGCGGACGGCGATCCAGACGCTCCTCGCCTGAACTGGATTCGCGACGCGTTCCGCGCCGACGACTGA
- the rsmI gene encoding 16S rRNA (cytidine(1402)-2'-O)-methyltransferase yields MSAGTLFIVATPIGNLADMSPRALDTLRQAAAICAEDTRRTGQLLSHFGIATSLVALHEHNEDALAQRLVERLLAGDSLALVSDAGTPLVSDPGFRVVRAARAAGIKVSPVPGACAAIAALSVAGLPSDRFVFEGFLPAKASARREQLARLAGETRTLVFYESSHRIEESLADMAATLGADRPAVMARELTKLFETVLDGDLAGLQARVASDDNQRKGEFVVMVQGAGDDAAAQLTEGKRVYALLGQHLPPSTAAKLAAEITGAPRKSLYGS; encoded by the coding sequence ATGTCCGCAGGAACCCTGTTCATCGTCGCCACACCGATCGGCAACCTGGCCGACATGAGCCCGCGCGCGCTCGACACGCTGCGGCAGGCGGCGGCGATCTGCGCCGAAGACACCCGCCGGACGGGACAGTTGCTGTCGCACTTCGGCATCGCCACCTCACTGGTGGCCCTGCATGAGCACAATGAAGACGCGTTGGCGCAGCGGCTGGTCGAGCGCTTGCTGGCGGGCGATTCGCTGGCGCTGGTCAGCGACGCCGGCACGCCGCTGGTGAGCGATCCCGGCTTTCGCGTGGTGCGCGCCGCGCGCGCGGCCGGCATCAAGGTCAGTCCGGTGCCGGGCGCCTGCGCGGCCATCGCGGCGTTGAGCGTGGCGGGCTTGCCGAGTGATCGCTTCGTCTTTGAAGGCTTCCTGCCGGCCAAGGCCAGCGCCCGCCGTGAGCAGTTGGCCAGGCTGGCCGGTGAGACCCGCACGCTGGTGTTCTACGAATCCTCGCATCGCATCGAAGAGTCCCTGGCCGACATGGCCGCGACCCTGGGCGCGGATCGCCCGGCGGTGATGGCGCGCGAATTGACCAAGCTGTTTGAAACCGTGCTCGATGGCGATCTTGCCGGCCTGCAAGCGCGCGTGGCGAGCGATGACAACCAGCGCAAGGGCGAATTCGTGGTGATGGTGCAGGGCGCGGGTGACGATGCGGCGGCGCAGCTGACCGAGGGCAAGCGCGTGTATGCGCTGCTGGGCCAGCATCTGCCACCGTCCACCGCTGCCAAGCTGGCCGCGGAAATCACCGGCGCGCCGCGCAAATCGCTGTACGGCTCCTAG
- a CDS encoding NRDE family protein, with amino-acid sequence MCLLALAWNVHPRWRLLMAGNRDEAHARPTSPLARWTDHPGVLAGRDLRSGGTWAGLDHDGRMAVVTNVRDPRIVLPQAPSRGALAADFLGGGETAASYGQDVQANAPAYAPFNLILADGQDAIFLSNYPLARQVRLQPGVYGLSNGDLDEPWPKTVRLRQVLSDWVTRQESEPDSLWQALADEHLAEDQNLPDTGIGLDRERLLSAAFIRNPIYGTRASTVIALDYEGRGWISERRFDQEGKLQGETTLANHD; translated from the coding sequence ATGTGCCTGCTCGCCCTTGCCTGGAATGTGCATCCCCGCTGGCGTCTGCTGATGGCCGGCAACCGCGACGAAGCCCACGCACGCCCGACGTCCCCCCTGGCCCGCTGGACTGATCACCCCGGCGTTCTGGCCGGTCGCGACCTGCGCTCCGGCGGCACCTGGGCCGGTCTGGACCACGACGGCCGGATGGCCGTGGTCACCAATGTCCGCGACCCGCGCATCGTCCTGCCCCAGGCCCCCTCCCGCGGCGCGCTGGCGGCGGATTTCCTCGGCGGCGGCGAAACGGCGGCGAGCTACGGCCAAGACGTGCAGGCCAATGCCCCCGCCTATGCCCCCTTCAACCTGATCCTGGCCGACGGCCAGGACGCCATCTTCCTGAGCAACTATCCGCTCGCCCGCCAAGTCCGCCTGCAGCCAGGCGTCTATGGCCTGTCCAATGGCGACCTGGACGAACCCTGGCCCAAGACCGTGCGCCTGCGGCAAGTGTTGTCCGACTGGGTGACCCGCCAGGAATCGGAACCGGACAGCCTCTGGCAGGCCCTGGCCGACGAGCACCTGGCCGAAGACCAGAACCTGCCCGACACCGGTATAGGCCTGGACCGCGAGCGCCTGCTCTCAGCCGCCTTCATCCGCAATCCGATCTACGGCACCAGGGCCAGCACGGTGATAGCGCTCGATTACGAAGGGCGTGGCTGGATCAGCGAACGACGATTCGACCAGGAAGGCAAGCTGCAAGGAGAAACCACGCTGGCCAATCACGATTGA
- the mraZ gene encoding division/cell wall cluster transcriptional repressor MraZ: MFQGETAITVDDKGRLAVPTAYRDLVARECGNRLVITYNPFEAGSLYLYPEQIWQRVRDEVSKLPSTQRAHRNLQLKLIGAASPVELDGNGRISIPASHRSAVGIEKKAVLLGMGDKFELWSEQAHHAQIRQTIGDEDLSAHMLELRL; encoded by the coding sequence GTGTTTCAAGGTGAGACCGCCATCACAGTTGATGACAAGGGCCGGCTTGCGGTGCCCACCGCATACCGTGACCTGGTCGCGCGCGAGTGCGGCAATCGCCTGGTGATCACCTACAACCCTTTCGAAGCCGGCAGCCTGTACCTGTACCCCGAGCAGATCTGGCAACGGGTCCGCGACGAGGTCAGCAAGCTGCCCAGCACCCAACGCGCCCATCGCAATCTGCAGTTGAAGCTGATTGGCGCCGCCTCGCCGGTGGAACTGGACGGCAACGGCCGCATCAGCATCCCGGCCAGTCATCGCAGCGCCGTGGGCATCGAGAAAAAGGCCGTGCTGCTGGGCATGGGCGACAAGTTCGAACTTTGGAGCGAGCAGGCTCACCACGCGCAGATCCGCCAGACCATCGGCGACGAGGATCTCAGCGCGCACATGCTCGAGTTGCGCTTGTGA
- the rsmH gene encoding 16S rRNA (cytosine(1402)-N(4))-methyltransferase RsmH, with amino-acid sequence MRTGDGTRQSAQAGHLPALHLPVLYAQVMEGLQVKRDGTYLDGTFGRGGHARGVLERLGPGGRLLLMDKDPEAIAHAEAHFGGDARVQIRRGSFAGMAQWDAVADGLDGVLLDLGVSSPQLDVAERGFSFGKDGPLDMRMDFESGQSAADWIASADEKDIADVLWTYGEERMSRRIARAIVQRRESEPFTRTADLAAVIATAVPRGKQEIHPATRSFQAIRIHINRELSDLETGLDAALASLKPGGRLAVISFHSLEDRIVKRFITAHAKAPPTNRRLPVAIEFVPTVNAIGGAQKGTAEEISANPRARSAVLRVAEKREAQA; translated from the coding sequence GTGAGGACGGGTGACGGCACGCGGCAGTCTGCGCAGGCCGGTCACCTTCCAGCGCTGCATTTGCCGGTGTTGTACGCGCAGGTCATGGAAGGGCTGCAGGTGAAGCGGGACGGGACATATCTGGACGGCACGTTCGGGCGTGGAGGCCACGCGCGCGGCGTGCTTGAACGACTGGGGCCGGGAGGTCGGCTGCTGCTGATGGACAAGGATCCCGAAGCGATCGCACATGCCGAAGCCCACTTCGGCGGCGACGCGCGCGTGCAGATCCGCCGCGGCAGTTTTGCCGGCATGGCGCAGTGGGATGCGGTGGCCGACGGCCTGGACGGCGTGCTGCTGGATCTGGGCGTGTCCTCGCCGCAACTGGATGTGGCCGAACGCGGCTTCAGCTTCGGCAAGGACGGCCCGCTCGACATGCGCATGGATTTCGAATCCGGCCAGAGTGCGGCTGATTGGATTGCCAGCGCCGACGAAAAAGACATCGCCGACGTGCTGTGGACCTATGGCGAGGAACGCATGAGCCGGCGCATCGCCCGCGCCATCGTGCAGCGCCGCGAGAGCGAGCCGTTCACCCGCACCGCCGATCTGGCCGCGGTGATCGCCACGGCCGTGCCGCGCGGCAAGCAGGAGATTCACCCGGCCACGCGCAGCTTCCAGGCGATCCGCATCCATATCAATCGCGAACTGAGCGATTTGGAGACCGGCCTGGATGCCGCACTGGCCAGCCTCAAGCCCGGTGGCCGGCTGGCGGTGATCAGCTTCCACTCGCTGGAAGATCGCATCGTCAAGCGCTTCATCACCGCCCACGCCAAGGCGCCGCCAACCAACCGCCGGTTGCCGGTGGCGATCGAGTTCGTGCCCACGGTCAATGCCATCGGTGGCGCGCAGAAGGGCACGGCCGAGGAAATCTCCGCCAATCCGCGTGCGCGCAGCGCCGTGCTGCGGGTGGCCGAGAAGCGGGAGGCGCAAGCATGA
- the ftsL gene encoding cell division protein FtsL, whose product MTRILLTILLVANVASAIGVIYARHRHRQLFVELNRLINARDELNIEFGRLQLEQATVAESNRVDQIARTRLGMKFPEANDVVVVRP is encoded by the coding sequence ATGACCCGCATCCTCCTGACCATCCTGCTGGTGGCCAATGTCGCTTCGGCCATCGGCGTGATCTACGCGCGCCATCGCCATCGCCAGCTGTTCGTCGAGCTCAACCGGCTGATCAACGCGCGCGATGAACTGAACATCGAATTCGGCCGCCTGCAACTGGAACAGGCCACCGTGGCCGAGAGCAACCGCGTGGATCAGATCGCACGCACGCGCCTGGGCATGAAGTTCCCGGAAGCCAATGACGTTGTCGTGGTGCGCCCGTGA
- a CDS encoding peptidoglycan D,D-transpeptidase FtsI family protein: MKNRNRARFNLRGRLALVIGALGLCSVSLVGRAAYVQLVNNDFYQRQGDSRFLREIPIPTSRGMITDRNGEPVAVSSPVESVWANPRELMKFPDRLPELAQALGVPVEHLNNRLSQRADKEFVYLKRRINPDEAHRILSHKIPGVFSQREFRRFYPQGEAMAHVLGFTNIDDRGQEGLELAFDEWLRGKPGAKKVIRDNRGRIVENVDLVRSAEPGKDLTLSIDRRIQFLAYRELRNALIEHQASSGSMVILDVATGEVLAMVSLPTYNPNAVGQAGAETRRNRAVTDVVEPGSTMKPITVSGALKAGVVTPNTLINTSPGYMSLGKYTIKDVPRNNGVLTVTGIITKSSNIGSVKLSEKLSSEYFYNHVRSFGYGSAPGSGFPGEAVGILAPPSRWNGLQKATMSYGYGLSVTPLQIARAYATLGNGGRLVTPTFVKGEHHDTQQVLDPAIAQEVVNMMETVVTQGGAKRAGVLGYRVAGKTGTARLASGGGYARGRYASLFAGLVPASNPRFAAVIVISDSQEGGYFGGLVAAPVFHNVMDGALRLMDVPPDDIETWLAAQAKSEGKAGKSSTANAVATPAALTDFTDDAADVTDTATFDAPAPVTATAPVQGGVR; encoded by the coding sequence ATCAAGAACCGCAACCGCGCGCGCTTCAATCTGCGCGGCCGGCTGGCGCTGGTGATTGGCGCGCTCGGCCTCTGCTCGGTCAGCCTGGTCGGCCGAGCCGCCTACGTGCAGCTGGTCAACAACGATTTCTACCAGCGCCAGGGTGATTCGCGCTTCCTGCGCGAGATTCCCATCCCGACCTCGCGCGGCATGATCACCGACCGCAACGGCGAGCCGGTGGCGGTGTCCTCGCCGGTGGAATCGGTGTGGGCCAACCCGCGCGAACTGATGAAGTTTCCGGATCGCCTGCCCGAACTGGCGCAGGCGCTGGGCGTGCCGGTCGAGCATTTGAACAATCGCCTGTCGCAGCGTGCCGACAAGGAATTCGTCTACCTCAAGCGCCGCATCAATCCGGACGAAGCGCACCGCATCCTGTCGCACAAGATTCCGGGCGTGTTCTCGCAGCGCGAATTCCGTCGCTTCTACCCGCAGGGTGAGGCGATGGCGCACGTATTGGGTTTCACCAACATCGATGATCGCGGCCAGGAAGGCCTGGAGCTGGCCTTCGACGAATGGCTGCGCGGCAAGCCCGGCGCCAAGAAGGTGATCCGCGACAACCGCGGCCGCATCGTCGAGAACGTGGATCTGGTGCGTTCGGCCGAGCCGGGCAAGGACCTGACCCTGAGCATCGATCGGCGCATCCAGTTCCTGGCTTACCGCGAACTGCGCAACGCACTGATCGAACACCAGGCCAGCAGCGGCTCGATGGTGATCCTGGATGTGGCCACCGGTGAAGTGCTGGCGATGGTCAGCCTGCCCACCTACAACCCCAACGCCGTCGGCCAGGCCGGTGCGGAAACGCGCCGCAACCGCGCCGTCACCGACGTGGTCGAGCCGGGTTCGACGATGAAGCCGATCACCGTGTCCGGTGCGCTCAAGGCCGGCGTGGTCACGCCCAATACGCTGATCAACACTTCCCCCGGCTACATGTCGCTGGGCAAGTACACGATCAAGGACGTGCCGCGTAACAACGGCGTGCTGACGGTCACCGGCATCATCACCAAGAGCTCCAACATCGGCTCGGTCAAGCTGTCGGAAAAACTCTCCAGCGAATATTTCTACAACCATGTGCGCAGCTTTGGTTACGGCAGCGCGCCGGGCAGCGGTTTCCCGGGTGAAGCGGTCGGCATCCTGGCGCCGCCCTCGCGCTGGAACGGTTTGCAGAAAGCCACGATGTCCTATGGCTACGGCCTGTCGGTGACGCCGCTGCAGATTGCGCGCGCCTACGCCACGCTCGGCAACGGTGGCCGTCTGGTCACGCCCACCTTCGTCAAAGGCGAGCACCACGACACCCAACAGGTGCTGGATCCGGCGATCGCGCAGGAAGTGGTCAACATGATGGAAACCGTGGTCACGCAGGGCGGCGCCAAGCGCGCCGGCGTGCTCGGTTACCGCGTGGCCGGCAAGACCGGTACCGCGCGCCTGGCGTCGGGCGGCGGTTACGCGCGCGGCCGCTACGCCTCGCTGTTCGCCGGCCTGGTGCCGGCCAGCAATCCGCGTTTTGCCGCGGTCATCGTCATCAGCGATTCGCAGGAAGGCGGCTACTTCGGTGGCCTGGTGGCTGCGCCGGTGTTCCACAACGTCATGGACGGCGCGCTGCGCCTGATGGACGTGCCGCCGGATGACATCGAAACCTGGCTCGCCGCGCAGGCCAAGAGTGAAGGCAAGGCGGGCAAATCGAGCACGGCCAACGCCGTCGCCACGCCGGCCGCGCTCACCGATTTCACCGACGATGCCGCCGACGTGACCGATACCGCCACGTTCGATGCGCCGGCCCCCGTCACTGCCACCGCACCCGTGCAGGGCGGTGTGCGATGA
- a CDS encoding UDP-N-acetylmuramoyl-L-alanyl-D-glutamate--2,6-diaminopimelate ligase, whose translation MRRMMALAELLPDVDVPRDLVVRGLVQDSRDIGPGDAFVAIAGFGAHGLNFVEQARQKGASAILFEPPVPAGLSAPRDAIAVPGLRARMGALADRFHAYPSRDMRMVGVTGTNGKTSTVQLLAQAWHIRGTRCGSIGTLGAGMYGEVVPTGFTTPLVLQMHALLAQLRDSGAKAVAMEVSSHALDQGRVDAVHFDVGVFTNLTRDHLDYHGDMASYGAAKARLFAWPELKAAVINLDDDYGRILHAQLPKAVRPVGVSSRGQADAALLATGLTMDASGIGFQLEADGESHPVASRLLGRFNVDNLLAVAGVLYALGEPVLEIARTLSRLQPIHGRMNRLGGTVDERQRRLPLVVIDYAHTPDALEQALASLRDHTAGRLICVFGCGGDRDAGKRPQMAEAAERLADRVIVTDDNPRTEDGDRIVADIMAGFVNPSAVTVLRDRRAAIERAIGEAGENDIVLIAGKGHEPYQEINGIKHPFDDTGVARQAMEVRA comes from the coding sequence ATGAGGCGGATGATGGCCCTGGCCGAACTGCTGCCCGACGTGGACGTGCCGCGGGATCTGGTCGTGCGCGGCCTGGTGCAGGACAGTCGCGACATCGGTCCCGGCGATGCCTTCGTGGCCATCGCCGGCTTTGGCGCGCACGGCTTGAACTTCGTCGAGCAGGCCAGGCAGAAGGGCGCCAGTGCGATCCTGTTCGAGCCGCCGGTGCCGGCCGGATTGAGTGCGCCGCGCGACGCCATCGCCGTGCCCGGTTTGCGTGCACGCATGGGCGCGCTGGCGGATCGTTTCCACGCCTATCCCTCGCGTGACATGCGCATGGTCGGCGTGACCGGCACCAACGGTAAAACCTCCACCGTGCAGTTGCTGGCGCAGGCCTGGCATATCCGTGGCACCCGCTGCGGCAGCATCGGCACGCTCGGCGCGGGCATGTACGGCGAAGTGGTGCCGACCGGCTTCACCACCCCGCTGGTGCTGCAGATGCATGCGTTGCTGGCGCAGCTGCGCGATTCGGGCGCCAAGGCGGTGGCGATGGAAGTCAGCTCGCACGCGCTGGATCAGGGCCGCGTGGATGCCGTGCATTTCGATGTCGGCGTGTTCACCAACCTCACCCGCGATCACCTGGACTACCACGGCGACATGGCCAGCTACGGCGCGGCCAAGGCGCGCCTGTTCGCCTGGCCGGAGCTGAAGGCGGCGGTAATCAACCTGGATGACGACTACGGCCGCATCCTGCATGCGCAACTGCCCAAGGCGGTGCGCCCGGTCGGCGTCAGTTCGCGCGGCCAGGCCGATGCGGCGCTGCTCGCCACCGGATTGACCATGGACGCCAGCGGCATCGGCTTCCAGCTGGAAGCCGATGGCGAGTCGCATCCGGTCGCCTCGCGCCTGCTGGGTCGTTTCAATGTCGACAATCTGCTGGCGGTCGCAGGCGTGCTGTACGCGCTCGGCGAACCCGTGCTGGAAATCGCCCGCACGCTGTCGCGCCTGCAGCCGATCCATGGCCGCATGAACCGCCTCGGCGGCACCGTCGATGAGCGGCAGCGTCGCCTGCCGCTGGTGGTGATTGACTACGCGCATACCCCGGACGCGTTGGAACAGGCCTTGGCCAGCCTGCGCGACCACACCGCCGGCCGCCTGATCTGCGTGTTCGGCTGCGGCGGCGATCGCGACGCCGGCAAGCGTCCGCAAATGGCGGAGGCAGCCGAACGGCTGGCCGATCGCGTGATCGTCACCGATGACAACCCGCGTACCGAAGACGGCGACCGCATCGTCGCCGACATCATGGCCGGCTTCGTCAACCCCTCGGCGGTGACTGTGCTGCGCGATCGCCGCGCGGCCATCGAGCGCGCCATTGGCGAAGCCGGTGAGAACGACATCGTGCTCATCGCCGGCAAAGGCCATGAGCCCTACCAGGAAATCAACGGCATCAAACATCCTTTTGACGACACCGGCGTCGCCCGGCAAGCGATGGAGGTGCGCGCATGA
- a CDS encoding UDP-N-acetylmuramoyl-tripeptide--D-alanyl-D-alanine ligase: MKRLPLSLLAHWSGGELQGDDAIIAGITQDTRALQPGSLYVALRGERFNGHDFAYDAAMRGASALLVEHAVNVDLPQIIVGDSQLALARIATGIHQDQGGKVVAITGSNGKTSVKSLIVSILQRAGVTYFNPGNRNNEIGLPLAVIDAPDDADFSVYEMGAGQPGDIAYLTDIVPPDVALVNNVAAAHLERMGSLLGVAETKGAIYDALPAAGTAVINADDAFAEYFAEKVADRRILRYGLESSADITAQGIQLGADGSRFTLVTPQGEIAVELHLPGRHNVLNALAAASLALACDVSLRMIAEGLAAAQPVAGRQIAHTLGSGAVLIDDSYNANPGSLAAAIDTLAAGAGEAWLVLGDMRELGADAIALHADAGRRARDAGIKRLYTLGPLSQAATTAFGEGARHFDTHKILADALRVDLHAGVRCLIKGSRGSAMDKIVTALLSEGEGKPHVA, encoded by the coding sequence ATGAAACGCCTGCCGCTTTCCCTGCTCGCCCATTGGTCCGGCGGCGAACTGCAGGGCGATGACGCGATCATCGCCGGCATCACCCAGGACACCCGCGCGCTGCAACCGGGCAGCCTGTACGTGGCGCTGCGTGGCGAGCGCTTCAACGGTCATGACTTCGCCTACGACGCCGCCATGCGCGGCGCCAGCGCACTGCTGGTCGAGCATGCGGTCAACGTGGACCTGCCGCAGATCATCGTCGGCGACAGCCAGCTAGCGCTGGCGCGCATCGCCACCGGCATCCACCAGGATCAGGGTGGCAAGGTGGTGGCCATCACCGGCAGCAACGGCAAGACCTCGGTGAAGTCGCTGATCGTGTCGATCCTGCAGCGCGCCGGCGTGACCTATTTCAATCCGGGCAACCGCAACAACGAGATCGGCCTGCCGCTGGCGGTCATCGATGCGCCGGACGACGCCGACTTCTCGGTGTACGAAATGGGCGCCGGCCAGCCCGGTGATATCGCCTACCTCACCGACATCGTGCCGCCCGACGTGGCGCTGGTGAACAACGTCGCGGCCGCGCACCTGGAACGCATGGGTTCACTGCTGGGCGTGGCCGAAACCAAAGGCGCGATCTACGACGCGCTGCCGGCGGCGGGCACGGCGGTGATCAATGCCGACGATGCGTTTGCCGAGTACTTCGCCGAGAAAGTCGCCGATCGCCGCATCCTGCGCTACGGCCTGGAATCCAGCGCCGATATCACCGCGCAGGGGATCCAGCTCGGTGCGGACGGCAGTCGCTTCACCCTGGTCACGCCGCAGGGCGAGATCGCGGTGGAGCTGCACCTGCCCGGTCGCCACAACGTGCTCAACGCGCTAGCCGCGGCTTCGCTGGCGCTGGCCTGCGACGTGTCGTTGCGCATGATCGCCGAAGGCCTGGCCGCGGCGCAGCCGGTGGCCGGCCGCCAGATCGCGCACACCCTGGGCAGTGGCGCCGTGCTGATCGATGACAGCTACAACGCCAATCCAGGCTCGCTGGCAGCCGCCATCGATACGCTGGCGGCAGGCGCGGGCGAGGCCTGGCTGGTGCTGGGCGACATGCGCGAACTGGGCGCCGACGCCATCGCCCTGCATGCCGATGCCGGTCGCCGCGCGCGCGATGCGGGCATCAAGCGCCTCTACACCCTGGGACCGCTGAGCCAGGCCGCCACCACGGCGTTCGGCGAAGGCGCCCGCCATTTCGATACCCACAAGATCCTGGCTGATGCATTGCGCGTCGATCTCCACGCCGGTGTGCGCTGCCTGATCAAGGGCTCGCGCGGCAGCGCCATGGACAAGATCGTCACCGCCCTGCTGTCCGAAGGGGAGGGCAAACCGCATGTTGCTTGA